A stretch of the Ptiloglossa arizonensis isolate GNS036 chromosome 1, iyPtiAriz1_principal, whole genome shotgun sequence genome encodes the following:
- the LOC143151769 gene encoding uncharacterized protein LOC143151769 isoform X2, with the protein MERKTGQLLLSRYLPCRIYQDNLAATTYSTPISLLRFDPENTVSNISRRMDSSKSLYSDRDYCRLSSTIRNTVFLIFFSFPDRRSFIERKSGKKNLSARWSVPGMINVLFI; encoded by the coding sequence ATGGAAAGAAAGACTGGCCAACTACTTTTGTCCCGTTATCTCCCGTGTCGAATTTATCAAGATAATCTCGCAGCGACAACGTACAGCACTCCGATTTCACTGCTTCGGTTCGACCCCGAGAACACCGTATCGAACATATCGCGTCGAATGGATAGTTCGAAGTCTTTATACTCGGATAGAGATTATTGTCGATTATCATCAACCATACGTAACactgtttttttaatttttttttccttccccgATAGACGTTCGTTTATTGAACGAAAGtctggaaagaaaaatttgagtGCCCGGTGGAGTGTTCCAGGAATgataaacgttttatttatttag